TTGATATCCACTGTCtccatatatctttttctcCTTCTAAAAATGAAACTTTTTGATTTTCGTTtgaagatttattttttaattcttccattttttttaccttagatttttcttttttccatttatttttcaaattattaaaccaatgttcttttttcaatttttcagaaAGATTTCTATGCCTTTCTATCCATTTATTCCACAGAATATTTGTTTCTTCATTATCACTTCTGCATtgaatattttctatttgaTAGTCATTTATCAAATTAGGATAGGATCTACCTTCCtcatttttgaatatttctaGACATATTGTTAGAAATTCTCCTTTGTTCAATTCCCATTCTTCATTTCTGAATTCCTCGAGTACTTCCATATGTACTTCTATAATAGTTTTGgatctttctttttttctatttaacatatttgtattttttatagtgttatgttcatatatttttaatttttttatgatttccTCATCATCATATATTGGCTGATCTAAATGATCATATGATAAAAACTTGTCTTTCTTGCCAGAATGTGAAGGTAGTAGTATTCTGAGAAATTTAATTTgtcttcttatatttttcttttttttaaacttccCTATTAATGCGTACTACAatacaaaagaaatataattaaaaattaatttattacaacAATCTAAtgtttacaatatttttaatacttaattttatattactttaataaaaagagtaaatacaataataattagaAATGTTGTTAAAAATGATGATACATATGGGTTATGTGAATTTGCTACTGGACCTGCattaactttatatatatatgcaataatttttttagttattacaaaaatataaaagaaaacattaTTAAGATTACCTTGGATTTCAGAGTCTGCAGGATTAGAAGAAGGGGTTTTAGGAATTGATACGTCAGTAGCTGTTGGTATAGTTTTAATATGACTACCTGTTTCTAATTCTGGGCTACCTGGTGATTGTACTATAAAACTGCTTAATGTTTTCTCTGAAGATGCCGAATGTGCAAGAACTCTCGGTAATTCAGAATCTTCATGCTGTGCATCTACACCTAAATTAACTAAATTTTCCATCGAAGTGTCTTCAGATGTTGTCTGAAGTTGAGATTGATCTGAAGATGGACCCTCTGGAGAATGAACAAGGGAACTATCAGGTATATTAACAGTTGAACTATCAGGTGAACTATCAGATGTCTTGCCAGATGGATGTTTCTCTTCAGGTGCAGGAAAAACTTCCGTTTTAATTTGATCTACATTTGGTGAGCttaatgtattttctttAGGTGGAAGGTGACTAGATACAACTGGTTCAGATATTATGCATTGAGGAGgcttattaaatattttaggATTTAGTATATTGCATTCTCTTTTTGGAAATTGTGATGATGAGCTTTTAAATATGCAACTTTCACTAATGAGATTTTTCGTATTCTGGAAATGTTCCTTCTTACCTGTAAACCAATCCTTATATTCCGTACAATGTTTTTTACACTCAGCGTTACTATTACaatcatatttattaccTCCTTTTTTGAATTTACTTAGTTTTTTCACATAggtattatttaattcacAGAAATCTAatgcattatattttaattctaaaatatCTCGTTCTTTCTGTTCAAAAATCATAGGACAACCTCCATGTTGAGTAATCTTGTCAAATCtatgtttaaaataattcCTAAGGACCGGTACCCAACGTTTTCGTTCAGTGAAAGCTGGAGGGTCATCCTTTTTCTTAATTAGAAAATTAACCAAATCTAAGCATTTATTCCTAAATTTTGCTTTATCCGTCTCTTTCTCTAAAGAAGAAAGACGAGATATAATTTGATTTCGAGTCTGTATAAATTTTGGCTTGACAAGATACTGTCCTGCGCCAGAACCTAATCCACTGTAGTCCtgtatttgaaaaaattattaggaATTATTTAagcattaattttttgtgttttattATCACTTTTTGTATCATTAGCAAATAATTtatcaataaatatatgcacattaAAAACACAGTAAATATTACTCGGGTAAAACAATTATCCATATTGACTCTACATAATTACTCTATTTCGTTGTAAAAAACaaactcaaaaaaaaaaatacaaatatatatatctatatttatcACTAGAGTAATTATAAACTAATGAATGTTAAGATAAATTACAAAACTATCAACTACTAGGCATTTATATGGGAACCATAAAATAAGTGAATATATTAGGATTAATTTTATGAgtttctaatatttttttaacataaatatattacaaccgaagatatattctaatattatgtttattttaaataactgttaagtatatatttttacgtaAAATTTATGCAAactttataaagaaaaagttaaataactaacattaaaaaattacatataagtGGTATAAAAGTAactatgtaaaattattatcaatatatgtattatatctttttttttcttataacaGACACATATATAGAAGTAATGCTATCTggattaatataattaattccttttattcttttcttttttttgaaaataaataatctattaacaaaattgttATTAGTATGTTAGTACgttccttttttattgtgttatatttgttatttatttttgatataaatcattataattttattattattattttagtagttttctatatatactataatgTATAAgagagaaaaattaatattatataaattataataagttGTTGCTACGCTTTTGAAAGAATATCATTGAAATTTACATATgacttttaatattatatatatataacagttacccaaaaattaattatatgcagcatttattattctgttgaataatttaaaacagtataattttttatatatattaattgtaaTGTATATTGCCACTTTTGAATATGATTT
The sequence above is a segment of the Plasmodium malariae genome assembly, contig: PmUG01_00_39, whole genome shotgun sequence genome. Coding sequences within it:
- the PmUG01_00064100 gene encoding STP1 protein, which codes for MDNCFTRDYSGLGSGAGQYLVKPKFIQTRNQIISRLSSLEKETDKAKFRNKCLDLVNFLIKKKDDPPAFTERKRWVPVLRNYFKHRFDKITQHGGCPMIFEQKERDILELKYNALDFCELNNTYVKKLSKFKKGGNKYDCNSNAECKKHCTEYKDWFTGKKEHFQNTKNLISESCIFKSSSSQFPKRECNILNPKIFNKPPQCIISEPVVSSHLPPKENTLSSPNVDQIKTEVFPAPEEKHPSGKTSDSSPDSSTVNIPDSSLVHSPEGPSSDQSQLQTTSEDTSMENLVNLGVDAQHEDSELPRVLAHSASSEKTLSSFIVQSPGSPELETGSHIKTIPTATDVSIPKTPSSNPADSEIQGKFKKKKNIRRQIKFLRILLPSHSGKKDKFLSYDHLDQPIYDDEEIIKKLKIYEHNTIKNTNMLNRKKERSKTIIEVHMEVLEEFRNEEWELNKGEFLTICLEIFKNEEGRSYPNLINDYQIENIQCRSDNEETNILWNKWIERHRNLSEKLKKEHWFNNLKNKWKKEKSKVKKMEELKNKSSNENQKVSFLEGEKDIWRQWISKKGKIVEHYLEQDWFKGLTDEFDNMLDEYENEETKNCVSLISIEEMEHNKSCEELYIYIKKKLLSKLCILVFMTILEECKNEQNIENYESYLDSSINECNSGEYSDRKFHNIEHVVDGGNHSLENSKNTEIFDYKLENNFTDEIKNWIVVDDTRVNST